In Roseimicrobium gellanilyticum, the following are encoded in one genomic region:
- a CDS encoding right-handed parallel beta-helix repeat-containing protein yields the protein MSSLPALHLSPGSLFSTFRCLIVGALLVSGGLELHAQSPSVAEYKSIQEALDANPGKMVYLPQGDHVVSERITLKHDGSGLYGYGRIVQENAEQPVIRADGRKRIILRDITLTRAEGKQESRAEGVYLNQCEDVLLENVRVMANRSPAASISVRDGKATQIRGCAVENYMRISIDDRTQSENYGYAFRCIDGTGIAVVNSEGNLIQNCRVVEHVFVPTQALKEKHGLGKFTKKNAERGKLMNPEVWNAEYVNNWHQGSGIIVTGPEISARTQLIGNQIENAAQGIDLHCDQVVVSNNIVNNAFIGMKAMHGARHVLIIGNQFIKNDLWSIGLMPGAASHHAEPATTDRPALAPNVDGGSIIANNIISDFGHGSASWMWMESGSCNPLRFDKGQTPQNPPLTDVLIQGNVIYDSGKDSPLVDGVPKKEGPRYSYAVRIETDGKNPPQGLHFSNNILHPGSKGVSNVDLPP from the coding sequence ATGAGTTCACTCCCTGCCCTTCACTTGTCCCCGGGTTCTTTGTTTTCCACTTTCAGATGCCTGATCGTTGGGGCGCTTCTGGTGTCCGGTGGTTTGGAGCTCCATGCGCAGAGCCCCAGTGTGGCGGAGTACAAATCGATCCAGGAAGCGCTCGACGCGAATCCCGGCAAGATGGTCTACCTGCCCCAGGGAGACCACGTGGTGTCCGAGCGCATCACCCTCAAGCATGATGGCAGCGGCTTGTATGGTTATGGACGCATCGTCCAGGAGAATGCAGAGCAACCCGTGATTCGCGCAGATGGCCGAAAGCGCATCATCTTGCGTGATATCACTCTCACGCGTGCGGAGGGGAAGCAGGAGAGCCGCGCAGAGGGCGTCTATCTCAACCAATGCGAAGACGTGCTGCTGGAGAATGTCCGTGTGATGGCCAACAGATCCCCCGCGGCTTCCATCAGCGTGAGGGATGGCAAGGCCACTCAGATTCGTGGCTGCGCGGTGGAGAACTACATGCGCATCAGCATCGATGACCGCACACAGTCGGAGAACTACGGCTATGCCTTTCGCTGCATTGATGGCACCGGCATTGCCGTAGTGAACAGCGAGGGCAACCTCATCCAGAACTGCCGCGTGGTGGAGCATGTGTTCGTGCCCACGCAGGCGCTCAAGGAGAAGCACGGCTTGGGGAAGTTCACCAAGAAGAATGCCGAGCGCGGCAAGCTGATGAACCCTGAAGTGTGGAATGCGGAATACGTGAACAACTGGCATCAGGGTTCCGGCATCATCGTGACTGGACCAGAAATCAGTGCGCGCACCCAGCTCATCGGAAACCAAATAGAGAATGCTGCGCAGGGCATCGATCTGCATTGCGACCAGGTCGTTGTTTCCAACAACATCGTGAACAATGCCTTCATCGGCATGAAGGCCATGCACGGTGCGCGCCATGTGCTCATCATCGGAAACCAGTTCATCAAAAATGACCTGTGGAGCATCGGCTTGATGCCCGGAGCTGCCTCACATCATGCAGAGCCAGCCACCACCGACCGTCCGGCGCTCGCTCCCAACGTGGATGGCGGATCCATCATCGCGAACAACATCATCTCGGATTTCGGCCATGGCAGCGCCTCATGGATGTGGATGGAATCGGGCTCCTGCAATCCGCTGCGTTTTGACAAGGGCCAGACACCGCAGAATCCACCGCTCACGGACGTGCTCATCCAGGGGAATGTGATCTACGATTCCGGCAAGGACTCACCTCTTGTTGATGGCGTGCCAAAAAAGGAAGGCCCGCGCTACAGCTATGCGGTGCGCATTGAGACGGATGGGAAGAACCCGCCACAGGGCCTGCACTTCAGCAACAACATCCTGCACCCCGGTAGCAAAGGTGTTAGCAACGTGGATTTGCCTCCGTAA
- a CDS encoding sulfatase family protein has protein sequence MIRFSSRIRSLAKSLCAFLFISSTASTFAAGLTAKPNFVIILTDDQGLADYSAYGTRDLRTPNMDRIFHEGMTFQNFKANSPVCSPTRASLLTGCYPDRVGVPGLVREEEPGNNWGYLAHSAVLLPKLLKPAGYHTGMVGKWNLGLSSPNIPNDRGFDFYQGFLGDMMDDYWKHLRHDVNMLRKNREVITPEGHATDLFTDWACDYIAERAKSGQPFFLYLAYNAPHDPIQPPPEWLEKVRAREPGMDEKRMKLVALIEHLDAGIGRVLDTLEKAGVSQNTLVTLSSDNGGSLPVGAKNGPWRSGKTHMYEGGLRVPFGARWPARIKAGSETPRTALTMDLFPTVLEAAGAAVPKDIDGASFLPTMVGESQPETPRDLYFVRREGGPMYGGKTIEAFQRGYWKLLQDSPFGALELYNLKEDPYETTNLAEKRKDIVRDLNAGLRKQIQKSGSVPWQKPEQPDDLK, from the coding sequence ATGATCCGCTTTTCCTCACGCATCCGCTCCCTGGCCAAGTCGCTTTGTGCCTTTCTGTTCATCAGCTCAACCGCCTCGACCTTCGCGGCGGGACTGACCGCGAAGCCGAACTTCGTCATCATCCTCACGGATGATCAGGGCCTCGCGGACTACAGTGCGTATGGAACCAGGGACCTCCGCACACCGAACATGGATCGCATCTTCCACGAGGGGATGACGTTCCAGAACTTCAAGGCCAATAGCCCGGTGTGTTCACCCACGCGTGCATCGCTACTTACAGGTTGTTATCCCGACCGGGTTGGCGTGCCGGGACTCGTGCGTGAGGAGGAACCCGGGAACAACTGGGGCTATCTGGCTCATTCCGCAGTGCTCTTGCCCAAGCTGCTGAAGCCAGCGGGCTATCACACCGGCATGGTTGGGAAATGGAACCTGGGCCTCTCTTCGCCGAACATTCCCAATGACCGCGGCTTTGACTTCTACCAGGGTTTCCTCGGAGACATGATGGATGACTACTGGAAGCACCTCCGCCATGACGTGAACATGCTGCGGAAGAACCGCGAGGTCATCACGCCCGAGGGGCATGCCACGGACCTCTTCACGGACTGGGCCTGCGACTACATTGCGGAGCGCGCCAAGAGTGGGCAGCCCTTCTTTCTGTATCTCGCGTACAATGCGCCACATGATCCCATCCAGCCACCGCCGGAGTGGCTCGAGAAGGTGAGAGCGCGTGAGCCCGGCATGGATGAGAAGCGCATGAAACTGGTGGCGCTCATTGAGCACCTGGATGCCGGCATTGGCCGCGTACTGGACACGCTTGAGAAAGCCGGCGTGTCGCAGAACACCCTGGTCACGCTCAGCTCGGACAATGGTGGCAGCTTACCCGTGGGTGCGAAGAACGGCCCCTGGCGCAGCGGCAAGACGCACATGTACGAAGGCGGCTTGCGCGTGCCCTTTGGTGCACGTTGGCCCGCACGCATCAAGGCTGGTAGCGAGACTCCGCGGACGGCGCTGACGATGGACCTCTTTCCCACAGTGCTGGAGGCTGCGGGTGCTGCGGTGCCGAAGGATATTGATGGTGCCAGCTTCCTGCCCACGATGGTGGGTGAGTCACAGCCGGAGACACCGCGCGACCTGTATTTCGTGCGCCGTGAAGGCGGCCCCATGTATGGTGGTAAAACCATCGAAGCTTTCCAGCGCGGTTATTGGAAGCTCCTGCAGGACAGTCCATTTGGCGCGCTGGAACTTTACAATCTGAAAGAGGATCCGTATGAGACCACAAACCTGGCAGAGAAGCGAAAGGACATCGTGCGGGATTTGAATGCAGGGCTGCGGAAGCAGATCCAGAAGAGTGGATCCGTGCCCTGGCAGAAGCCTGAGCAGCCGGACGACCTGAAATAG
- a CDS encoding SRPBCC domain-containing protein, which translates to MKQDPTYPFVRVVRRISFPAERVFDAWLDPHLASQWLFSTPSGTMVRAEVDARVGGKFTFTDRRDGEDVEHAGEYLEIDRPRRLVFTFGVPKYSKEFTKVTVEIVPQGDSCELTLTQDVHPDWVHFAPRSQDGWTVIVEGLAASLGERYAVVNRQPVQHIGSDVARVVRLLPGPVERVWSYLMEGDKRKTWFTDGTIEPRLGGRVNLHFRHANLSPDETPPDKYRAVHDPGVTMAGEVVAYDPPRKLGITWEGEKPEETSEVIFELEPQGDDVQLTLTHRKLNSDAERTDVSSGWHLHTAMLFARLSGSTPSPLWAAHNRLEAFYQRKLKETVAAAS; encoded by the coding sequence ATGAAACAAGATCCCACCTATCCTTTCGTGCGCGTTGTCAGGCGCATTTCCTTCCCTGCCGAGCGCGTGTTTGATGCATGGCTTGATCCCCACCTTGCCTCGCAGTGGCTCTTTTCCACACCCTCCGGAACCATGGTGCGTGCAGAAGTGGACGCGCGGGTGGGGGGTAAGTTCACCTTCACAGACCGTCGTGATGGGGAGGATGTGGAGCATGCGGGTGAATATCTGGAGATCGATCGTCCGCGACGTCTTGTCTTCACCTTCGGTGTGCCGAAGTACTCCAAGGAATTCACGAAGGTGACAGTGGAGATTGTGCCCCAGGGAGACAGTTGTGAACTGACCCTGACACAGGATGTGCATCCCGACTGGGTGCATTTCGCCCCGCGTTCGCAAGATGGCTGGACTGTCATCGTCGAGGGGCTCGCCGCGAGCCTGGGAGAGCGTTATGCGGTGGTGAATCGACAGCCGGTGCAGCACATCGGTTCAGATGTGGCGCGTGTGGTGCGGTTGCTGCCCGGACCGGTGGAGCGTGTGTGGTCCTACCTGATGGAAGGTGACAAGCGCAAGACCTGGTTCACGGATGGCACCATTGAGCCGCGCCTCGGCGGTCGCGTGAATCTGCATTTCCGCCATGCGAATCTCTCGCCGGACGAAACACCTCCGGACAAATACCGCGCTGTGCATGACCCCGGAGTGACGATGGCTGGAGAAGTGGTCGCGTATGATCCTCCAAGAAAGCTTGGCATCACCTGGGAGGGCGAAAAGCCCGAAGAAACGTCTGAAGTGATCTTCGAGCTCGAACCTCAAGGCGACGACGTGCAACTGACGCTCACCCACCGGAAGCTCAATTCGGATGCGGAGCGCACCGACGTGAGTTCCGGCTGGCACCTGCACACCGCGATGCTCTTTGCACGCTTGTCCGGTTCCACGCCTTCTCCCTTGTGGGCAGCGCACAATCGCCTGGAGGCCTTTTATCAAAGGAAGCTGAAGGAGACTGTTGCTGCTGCCAGCTGA
- a CDS encoding serine hydrolase domain-containing protein, producing MKIRFLMFLALLFTSVAIVAETPTSGPLAAALKPLVDEGKIAGAVMLVADKDKVLALESAGYASLATKEPMKNDAVFWIASMTKSVTGVAVMMLVDEGKISLDDPVEKYLPEFKGQQVQEREGGPLHPPKHPITIREVMTHTSGLLTARDPRLKYVPTLEEKVKQSAQFPLIREPGTKFEYNNVGINAAGRIVEVVSGMPYPEFLQQRLFTPLGMKDTTFWPTEEQASRLASSVRLNKDKTALEDVKLDANLPAETFAKLSKTATVPRRVFDNFGVGKFSEYANKYGEPAGGLFSTATDMGRFCQMLLNGGTFDGKRYLTENAVKAMSSVQSGDVKVTPDTGYGIGWYAKFAGAEPPGMGSYTHQGARKTVMWVDPKNGLAMVVMVQNFDMDPDAHKRMHQSFLKAATGVIGKNK from the coding sequence ATGAAAATACGCTTCCTGATGTTCTTGGCCTTGCTGTTCACGTCCGTGGCGATCGTGGCAGAGACACCGACCTCCGGTCCGCTGGCCGCGGCACTGAAACCGCTGGTGGACGAAGGCAAGATCGCCGGCGCAGTCATGCTGGTGGCAGACAAGGACAAGGTGCTGGCGCTGGAGAGTGCGGGCTATGCCAGCCTCGCCACCAAGGAGCCGATGAAGAATGACGCGGTCTTCTGGATTGCCTCCATGACCAAGTCCGTGACTGGTGTGGCGGTGATGATGCTGGTGGATGAAGGCAAGATCAGCCTGGATGATCCGGTGGAGAAATACCTGCCAGAGTTCAAGGGACAACAAGTGCAGGAGCGCGAAGGTGGTCCGCTGCATCCGCCGAAGCATCCCATCACCATCCGGGAGGTGATGACCCACACCAGCGGCCTGCTCACGGCACGTGATCCACGATTGAAATACGTGCCGACCCTGGAGGAGAAGGTGAAGCAGAGTGCGCAGTTCCCACTGATTCGCGAACCGGGCACCAAGTTTGAGTACAACAACGTGGGCATCAATGCCGCAGGGCGCATCGTGGAAGTGGTGAGTGGGATGCCGTATCCCGAGTTTCTACAGCAGCGCCTCTTCACACCGCTCGGCATGAAGGACACCACCTTCTGGCCCACGGAGGAACAGGCATCACGCCTCGCTAGCTCTGTCCGCCTCAACAAAGATAAAACGGCGCTGGAGGATGTGAAGCTCGATGCGAACCTCCCGGCCGAGACGTTCGCGAAGCTTAGCAAAACGGCGACGGTGCCCAGGCGTGTGTTCGACAACTTCGGCGTCGGTAAATTCTCCGAGTATGCCAACAAATATGGCGAGCCTGCGGGCGGGCTTTTCTCCACTGCGACGGACATGGGACGTTTCTGCCAGATGTTGCTGAATGGCGGCACCTTTGATGGGAAGCGCTATCTCACCGAGAATGCGGTGAAGGCCATGAGCAGTGTGCAGTCAGGTGATGTGAAAGTGACTCCGGACACCGGCTACGGCATTGGATGGTATGCGAAGTTTGCGGGAGCAGAACCTCCCGGCATGGGCAGCTACACCCATCAAGGTGCGCGCAAGACGGTGATGTGGGTCGATCCGAAGAATGGCCTGGCAATGGTCGTGATGGTCCAGAATTTTGACATGGACCCTGATGCGCACAAACGCATGCATCAGAGCTTCCTCAAGGCGGCCACGGGAGTGATTGGAAAGAACAAGTGA
- a CDS encoding metalloregulator ArsR/SmtB family transcription factor, which produces MLAFTALADPTRRRIVEMLAEGERTAGEIVARFDMTAPAISQHLKMLREAGLVNVRADGQRRIHSLDQGGFSEMEAWIAKTKRFWENRLDVLEQTLRAEDEKKKKPSAKKK; this is translated from the coding sequence ATGCTCGCTTTCACCGCGCTCGCAGATCCAACCCGGCGTCGCATTGTCGAGATGCTGGCGGAGGGGGAGCGCACCGCGGGTGAGATTGTGGCGCGGTTCGACATGACGGCTCCCGCCATCTCGCAGCATCTCAAGATGCTACGGGAGGCAGGCCTCGTGAACGTGCGCGCGGATGGCCAGCGCCGCATCCACTCGCTGGATCAGGGTGGATTCTCGGAAATGGAGGCGTGGATCGCAAAGACGAAGCGCTTCTGGGAAAACCGCCTGGATGTACTGGAGCAGACGCTCCGGGCTGAAGACGAAAAGAAGAAGAAACCCAGTGCGAAAAAGAAGTGA
- a CDS encoding AraC family transcriptional regulator: protein MPNATRNPGRSLHGKTRSAAELRRQLDGRDSWLQEIAPTSLFHTLFDSLPGLHFFAKNQRGEIMFLSRSIRERYGLRDDASTVGLTDFDINPHGMAESYVSDDARIYSTGEPMSDRVELWWDAQGVPNWYVVTKLPIWSRRGRIIGVMGVIQEYEGHARFDTPWREIAASVKFIRQHFRKQVSIAALARQAGLSIRQLQRRFRAVLRLTPQEFLIKTRVLAACRALRESDASLSDIASACGFYDQSSFTEHFRRHAGQTPLAYRRQILRCAT, encoded by the coding sequence ATGCCAAATGCGACACGTAATCCCGGTCGAAGCCTGCACGGCAAGACACGCTCCGCGGCGGAACTCCGGCGTCAGCTCGATGGCCGGGACAGCTGGCTGCAGGAGATTGCACCCACCAGCCTCTTCCACACGCTCTTCGACAGCCTGCCGGGATTGCATTTTTTCGCGAAGAACCAGCGCGGTGAGATCATGTTCCTGAGCCGCAGCATTCGTGAACGTTACGGTCTTCGTGATGATGCCAGTACGGTGGGACTCACGGACTTCGACATCAATCCGCACGGCATGGCGGAGAGTTATGTGAGCGACGATGCCCGCATCTACTCCACCGGAGAGCCGATGAGCGACCGCGTCGAGCTATGGTGGGATGCGCAGGGCGTGCCGAACTGGTACGTGGTGACGAAGCTGCCCATCTGGTCACGCCGTGGGCGCATCATCGGCGTGATGGGTGTCATCCAGGAGTATGAGGGGCACGCCCGCTTTGACACCCCCTGGCGTGAGATTGCAGCATCCGTGAAATTCATCCGCCAGCACTTCCGCAAACAGGTAAGCATCGCTGCGCTTGCCAGGCAGGCGGGGCTTTCCATCCGCCAGCTTCAACGGCGCTTTCGTGCCGTCCTTCGTCTTACACCGCAGGAGTTTCTCATCAAGACACGGGTGCTTGCAGCGTGCCGGGCGCTTCGCGAAAGCGATGCCTCGCTGTCAGACATCGCCTCCGCATGTGGCTTCTACGACCAGAGCTCTTTCACAGAGCACTTCCGGCGGCACGCTGGGCAGACACCCCTGGCGTATCGCCGGCAGATTTTGCGCTGTGCGACATGA
- a CDS encoding sulfatase-like hydrolase/transferase — protein MKVSLSRTLILYVCTSWCLLSSHSWTQQPAATGKKPNIIFILADDLGWSDTAINGTTTFFETPNIQKLADRGMTFRQAYAANPTCSPTRASILTGMYPGRIGITTPSCHEPDVRLEATLNQRSAPDQPSLSTQTATRLKQEYFTLAEALKENGYKTGHFGKWHLGLEPYDPKRQGFDVDVPNWSGPGPSGYLAPWKGKNFSLPAKEGEHVEDLMSQEAIKFMREHKDEPFYLNYWAFSVHSPWQAKPDLVEKYRRKSDAKALQREPVYAAMVESLDDAVGRLLNTLDELKIADRTIIVFFSDNGGVNWFEPNMKKNSGMDYAPTSNAPLRGGKGTLYEGGTREPCVVVWPGKTQAGAKSDALLSSVDFYPTLLEMAGIPVKSEVRLDGVSQVPALLGKKGPRDTTFCYFPHYSPPGHVVKTVPGAWVRQGDWKLIRLFNAAPDQNDRYELYNLKDDPGEARDLSVDLYAKVQELDVLLSKHLRETNALVPGKNPYYNPELPDLIPVKGATLAKRNGVLVITAEGNPSFSTTELPSGQGPFTLGVRIRAHGKGEGRIFWNTSKKEPYARERSASFPLEHDDAWHNYAIAIPAAQPLYSLRLDAGTGAGETRVEFLRLRDKGEKLVREWTFNGDDYVTGPDSRRQPEVPVGKRFQFTFDSSKIFPGTSRGITVYVPAQYKADKPACVYVGLDGLGFGVPEVFDNLIHSGEMPVTIAIGVAPGSVASTKAGQNPRFNRSYEFDGMNDNFARFILEELLPDIEKRQTPDGLPIRLSKDPNDRCTGGGSTGGIGAFTLAWERPDAFRRVFSSIGTYVGMRGGDGYPVLVRKTEPKPIRIFIQDGEHDQWMGGPEVGDWWMSNQTMERALKFSGYQVEHVWGTGRHSGKQAAMEFPDAMRWLWKGWPQPVTSGTSDNKVLQSILAQGEEWKPVAEVASPGGPLATDAQGNVAFVNTKESKLMQVIAEGGVRELGSTKAETSCFAFGADGRLRFADANAKKLMVREADGKEAVLAEGVAATNFVVTHDGRIYATDAKAGTLTLIKSDGAKVELDHGLRQPSAVTLSPDGLWLAVAEASTPWGVSCRIQEDGSVQEKQRYYWYHIPDWAADSGAKQAVMDAAGQMYVATRMGVEVFDRNGRVRAILPLPNRGEASAVAFGGKDFKTLYVIAGGKLWARTMKMAGVPAWSAPVQLPPWGAG, from the coding sequence ATGAAAGTCTCACTCTCACGGACACTGATCCTCTACGTCTGCACGAGTTGGTGCTTGCTCAGCAGCCATTCATGGACGCAACAACCTGCTGCTACCGGGAAGAAACCCAACATCATTTTCATCCTCGCGGATGACCTTGGCTGGAGTGACACTGCTATCAATGGCACGACCACCTTTTTCGAAACGCCAAACATCCAGAAGTTGGCGGATCGTGGCATGACCTTTCGCCAGGCGTATGCGGCGAACCCGACATGCTCACCCACGCGTGCGAGCATTCTTACCGGGATGTATCCGGGGCGCATTGGCATCACTACGCCATCGTGCCATGAGCCTGACGTGCGACTGGAGGCCACGCTGAATCAGCGTTCCGCGCCGGACCAACCCTCTCTGAGTACGCAGACGGCGACGCGACTGAAGCAGGAGTATTTCACACTCGCAGAAGCGTTGAAGGAAAATGGCTATAAGACGGGTCACTTCGGCAAGTGGCATCTGGGATTGGAACCGTATGATCCAAAGCGTCAAGGTTTCGATGTGGACGTGCCGAACTGGTCTGGTCCCGGTCCTTCTGGATACCTTGCTCCGTGGAAAGGAAAGAACTTCAGCCTGCCCGCGAAGGAAGGTGAGCACGTGGAGGACCTGATGTCGCAAGAGGCCATCAAGTTCATGCGCGAGCACAAGGATGAGCCCTTCTATCTGAACTACTGGGCCTTCTCTGTACATTCCCCTTGGCAGGCGAAGCCGGACTTGGTGGAAAAGTATCGCCGCAAGTCTGACGCGAAAGCCCTGCAGCGTGAGCCTGTCTATGCCGCGATGGTGGAAAGTCTCGACGATGCCGTGGGCCGACTGCTGAATACGCTCGATGAGCTGAAGATCGCGGACCGGACCATCATCGTCTTCTTCTCAGATAATGGCGGAGTGAACTGGTTCGAGCCGAACATGAAGAAGAACTCGGGCATGGACTACGCGCCCACGAGCAATGCGCCTCTGCGTGGCGGCAAGGGCACGCTGTATGAAGGCGGTACGCGCGAGCCGTGCGTGGTGGTGTGGCCCGGCAAGACGCAAGCAGGCGCCAAGAGTGACGCCTTGCTGAGTAGCGTGGACTTCTATCCCACGCTGTTGGAGATGGCAGGTATTCCGGTGAAATCAGAAGTGAGGCTCGATGGCGTGAGCCAGGTGCCCGCGTTACTGGGGAAGAAGGGACCGAGAGACACCACCTTCTGCTACTTCCCGCACTACTCGCCTCCGGGCCACGTGGTGAAGACGGTGCCCGGTGCGTGGGTACGGCAGGGCGACTGGAAGCTCATTCGCCTCTTCAACGCCGCGCCGGATCAGAATGATCGCTACGAGCTTTACAATCTCAAGGATGATCCGGGTGAGGCGCGAGATCTCTCCGTAGATCTTTATGCCAAAGTGCAGGAGCTCGATGTTTTGTTGAGCAAGCATTTGCGCGAGACCAACGCGCTCGTGCCGGGGAAGAATCCGTACTACAACCCGGAATTGCCAGATCTCATTCCCGTGAAGGGTGCCACGCTCGCGAAGCGGAATGGCGTACTGGTAATCACGGCGGAAGGAAACCCAAGCTTCAGCACGACGGAGTTACCGTCCGGACAGGGGCCTTTCACGCTTGGCGTGCGCATCCGTGCCCATGGCAAAGGTGAAGGGCGCATCTTCTGGAACACCAGCAAGAAGGAACCGTACGCTCGGGAGCGATCGGCCTCATTCCCGTTGGAGCACGATGATGCCTGGCACAACTACGCGATTGCCATCCCCGCGGCTCAGCCCCTGTATTCCTTGCGTCTGGATGCGGGCACCGGAGCTGGCGAGACGCGCGTTGAGTTCCTGCGTTTGCGTGACAAGGGTGAGAAGCTCGTGCGTGAGTGGACCTTCAATGGGGATGACTATGTGACGGGCCCTGATTCGCGGAGGCAACCGGAGGTGCCTGTGGGGAAGCGTTTTCAGTTCACCTTTGATTCCTCAAAGATCTTCCCCGGCACTTCGCGCGGTATCACGGTCTATGTGCCGGCGCAGTATAAGGCAGATAAACCGGCGTGTGTGTATGTGGGGCTGGATGGCTTGGGTTTTGGCGTGCCGGAGGTGTTCGACAATCTCATTCATAGCGGAGAGATGCCGGTGACGATTGCCATCGGAGTGGCACCCGGCAGTGTGGCCTCGACGAAGGCGGGGCAGAATCCACGGTTCAATCGCAGCTATGAGTTTGATGGCATGAACGACAACTTTGCACGGTTCATCCTCGAAGAACTGCTGCCAGACATCGAGAAGCGTCAGACGCCAGATGGCCTGCCCATTCGCCTCTCAAAGGATCCCAATGATCGCTGCACCGGGGGTGGTAGCACAGGAGGTATCGGCGCCTTCACACTGGCATGGGAGCGGCCCGATGCGTTCCGTCGGGTGTTTTCATCCATTGGTACCTATGTGGGCATGCGTGGTGGTGATGGTTATCCCGTGCTGGTGCGCAAGACAGAGCCGAAGCCGATTCGCATCTTCATACAGGATGGCGAGCACGATCAATGGATGGGTGGCCCCGAGGTAGGGGACTGGTGGATGAGCAACCAGACCATGGAGCGCGCGCTGAAGTTCTCCGGCTATCAGGTGGAGCACGTGTGGGGCACGGGTCGACACAGCGGCAAACAGGCTGCGATGGAATTCCCAGATGCGATGCGTTGGTTGTGGAAAGGCTGGCCACAGCCGGTGACCAGCGGTACTTCGGACAATAAGGTGCTGCAGAGCATCCTGGCGCAAGGTGAGGAATGGAAGCCGGTGGCGGAGGTGGCGTCACCGGGTGGACCGCTTGCCACAGATGCACAGGGGAATGTGGCCTTTGTGAACACCAAAGAAAGTAAGCTGATGCAGGTGATCGCTGAAGGCGGCGTGCGCGAACTCGGCAGCACGAAGGCGGAGACGAGTTGTTTTGCCTTCGGTGCGGATGGCCGACTGCGCTTCGCCGATGCGAATGCCAAGAAGCTTATGGTTCGGGAGGCGGACGGAAAGGAAGCCGTGCTGGCGGAAGGGGTAGCTGCGACCAACTTCGTGGTCACGCATGATGGAAGAATCTATGCGACCGACGCGAAGGCAGGGACGCTCACGCTCATCAAGTCAGACGGTGCCAAGGTGGAACTCGACCACGGTCTGCGCCAACCATCTGCGGTCACGCTTTCGCCCGATGGTCTGTGGCTCGCGGTGGCGGAGGCCTCGACACCGTGGGGCGTGAGCTGTCGCATCCAGGAAGATGGATCGGTGCAGGAGAAGCAGCGCTACTACTGGTACCACATTCCGGATTGGGCGGCGGACAGTGGTGCGAAGCAGGCGGTGATGGATGCTGCGGGCCAGATGTACGTGGCCACGCGCATGGGCGTGGAAGTGTTCGACCGCAACGGTCGTGTGCGGGCCATCCTGCCGCTGCCAAATCGTGGTGAGGCGAGTGCGGTGGCGTTCGGTGGGAAGGACTTCAAGACACTTTACGTGATCGCCGGTGGCAAGCTGTGGGCGCGCACGATGAAGATGGCAGGTGTCCCTGCGTGGAGCGCTCCCGTGCAACTTCCGCCTTGGGGTGCGGGCTGA